Part of the Gloeocapsa sp. PCC 73106 genome, CTTCTATCGTGTCAGGAGCAAAACTCGCTTCAGCTAAAGCGGCGGCTTCTTCTGGATCTAGTTCTTGAGCGGTAGGAATGACTATTTTATCTCCCTCCTGCAAGATAATGTCTTGGTTAATGTCGCCCTGTTGTAGTAATTGCCATAAGTCTACCGTGAGGGTTTGTTGATTACCATCATAGGTCGAGCGATGAATTTCGATCTGGCGAATGTCTGCTAAGGGTTTGATTCCACCTGCTTTAGCGATCGCTGTCGTTAAACTTGGCGGATCTCCTGCACCGCTTTCCTCATCAGTCTTTGGTTCTACCTCGTACGTTCCCGGACGATAAACTTCGCCAATAATCGTAATATCTAATGACTCCCGCGCTTGAATGCCAAAATTCACGTTAGCTAATTGTCGGCTTTCTCGAGGATCTACCGCTGTTTTACTAGGAATAATCACTTGATCTCCGTCTCTAAGGCTAATATCTTGACTCAAATTGCCTTCGTTAACTAGTTCCCAGAGATTTACCGTGAGTATTTGCTCTTTTGTTTCTCCTTGACGTCGGATTTCTATGTTTGTCAGATCTGCTAGTGTGGTTAAGCCTCCCGCCATTTTAATCAGGTCGGTAAGACTAGGAAATTGTTGTTTTTCCGCAAAACTGACACCATAAGACCCTGGACTCGCTACTTCTCCGGAAATCGACATTTTTAAAGGACGCGGACTAATTAAACTTACTGTCACTAGAGGACGTTTGAGATAATCAGCGTAAGCTTGTGATACTTGTTCACTCATTTGTGTTAGGGTTAAACCACTCACCTGCATTCGACCCACCAAGGGTAAGGTGATGCTCCCATCTACTAACACTAAGTACTCTCCACTGTACTCTGTTACTTGAAAAATATCTAAACGTATTTGATCTCCTGCTCCAAGTACGTAGTCACCTTCATTTAGAGTGGCTGCTTGTACTTGATTTTGGTTCAACTGTTGAGCTTGTACTTCTATGGTTAACCCTAAAAGAGGTACACACAGGATCATCCAAGGGGTTAAAGTTGAGAGTCGCCAATTTTGATTGTTCATTTATTCACAGAATATACCCTATAGCATTTTAGGTTAAACTTTAATTTATATTTTGCCTAACTAGTTTTGCATTATAATTATTCCAGTCCCCAAAATGGCTAAAAAACAAAAATTTCCCTATCTTATCGGTTCTAAATGGACTTCTCAACAGTCGACCTGGGGGTGGCAACATTTTCAGGTGGTCAATCGTAAAAACCAAGGAAAATGGATCTTTGCAGAAATGGTTGCTTCTTGTGATCCACAAGTAAAGTTTTGGCTCAACGCTAGTCAGCTTCAAGATAGGAACCTTTGGCGAGCAGGATGGATACCTTTAGCCATAATTAAGGCTGAAGCAGAAAACTAGGCTATGTTCAAAGATACTAGACAATTATCTAGCCACATTGAAGCCATTCTTTACCTGAAAGGACAACCCTTATCCTTGTTAGCGATTGCAACTTTCGCAAACTGTACGCATCAAGAAGCCCAAACTGCTATCTTGGAGCTAATGGAAGCCTATGCTCATCGCTCTAGTGCTCTAGAGGTAGTAGAAACAACCACAGGTTATAGTTTACAACTACGCTCATCATATCAAGATCTAGTTACTAATCTAGTTCCTGCTGAATTAAAAACAGGGACTTTGCGCACTCTCGCGGCGATCGCTCTTCGTAATCCCATTATTCAAGCAGACTTAATCGATTTGAGAGGGAGTGGCGCTTATCAACAAGTACAAGAACTAGTAGAATTAGGCTTAGTTCGCAAACGACGTCAAAACCAAGGTCGCTCCTATTGGTTAGAAGTAACCGAAAAATTCTATCAATACTTTGAGGTCGAGCAAGTTTCTCAAATTGCCCAGACAAATTATGCTGATTGAGTGTAAAATATTAATTAGCTTTCAGTTAAGCCCCTAGTAGCAGTTCTAATGGTATTTAACGACAAATTCTTCAATCGCGACCCCCATGATTCCACACCAAACACGCTATTGCAATATCTACAAAGACAAAACCCCGAACTCTTAACTCAAATTGCTCAATCGGCCAGTCCAGAAGTACAAGAAATTATTACTCAGAACGTACAAGGACTTATCGGTATGTTACCTTCGGACGACTTTGGTGTTCAGATCACGACAGAAAGAGAAAGTTTAGCCAATCTTTTAGCTTCAGCGATGATGACTGGGTATTTTCTGCGCCAAGTCGAACACCGTCGCGATCTAGAAACAATTCTATCAGATACCGACTCCCTCAATTACTAGTTAATTTTGGTAATTGACTTTCTAGAGCTAAAAGATTGTTAATCCTGGCTTCAGTAGAAGGGTGAGTAGCGAATAAACTGCTTAAAAATTCACCGGAAATAGGGTTAATAATGAGTAAAGGTGTGAAAGCAGGATTACCACCGATTGGTGCAACTGTACCCTGATTCTCTAGACGTTCTAGGGCGCGAGCTAAAGCTCGAGGATTCTTAGTTATTTGAGCTGCACCAGCATCAGCTGCAAACTCTCTTGTACGAGAGATAGCTAATTGAATTACTGTAGCCGCCAGAGGGGCTAAAATCACCATTAATAACAAACCCAAAGGGTTAGGGCCGCGATTATTTTCAGAGCGAGAACTTCCCATAGACCACATACCGTAACTGAGGGTTTGGGCTAAAAAAGAAATAGCTCCGGCGATAGTAGCTGCTACTGCTTGAGTGAGGGTATCTCGGTTGCGGACGTGACTTAATTCGTGGGCGATTACTCCTTCGAGTTCATCGGTAGACAACAAGTTGATAATCCCTTCAGTTAGAGCTACAGCGGCGTGTTGTGGATCCCTGCCTGTGGCAAAAGCGTTAGCCGCTTCCGAGGGTACGAGATACACAGCAGGCATAGGGATTTGTGCTCGTTGAGCTACACTTTCTACTAGAGTATAGAGTTGGGGGGCTTGTTCGCGAGTCAAAGGCTGAGCTTTATAAGCCGCTAAAGCGATTTGATCGGAATAAAACCAAGATCCCAGATTAGTAACAGCAGCTAAAAGTATTCCCACTACTAAGCCAGCAACGCCCCCAATGAAGAAATAACTGATACTTATTAATAGTGCACTCAATAAAGCTAACAATGCCAAAGTTTTGAATTGATTCATGACAGTATCGCTCAGTGAAAATTATAGTAAAATATTCTAAACAAAACTGATCAACTCTAGGGCAAAATGTTAGATTTCTTAGCAACTCCTCATAGTGGGTATCATTGGCAAGGGGATCGCGATCGCTTCTTTGAGGGGTGGTATTATCGCGTGACCTTACCAGAAATAGAAGAGACTTTTGCCTTTATGTATTCTATTGAAGACCCAACTGGAGATAAACCTTATAGCGGTGGTGCAGCTCAGATCCTCGGTCCTCTTGATGAGTATCTGTGTCGCAGTTTTCCTAATGTTAAAGGTTTTTGGGCAAAACAGACTAAATTAGCTTTAGGGCACTGGGGTAACACAAAACTCAACATCTCTCCTGGTTTACTAGATCCTGAGCTATTCTCGAAGTATATCCACCAGGGTTATCAAGCTACAGCCGATTTCAACCAGGGAGCGATCGAAGATCCTGCCACTGGCAATTATTGTCGTTGGTACTATCAAATCGAGCCCAGGTACGGCTGGGGTGACCCTAAGCGTTCCCAACTTTCTACAGGGGGGGTACTCTCTTATCTTCCTATTTTTGAGCCAGGCTGGCAAGTTTTGATGGCCCATGGTTTAGCTACCGGTTGGGTTGATTGGAATGGTAAAATCTATGAATTTAATCGCGCTCCCGCTTATGGTGAGAAAAATTGGGGTAAAGCTTTCCCTCAGAAATGGTTTTGGCTTAATTGTAATCACTTTAGTAATGCGTCAGATTTAGCTTTAACCGCAGGTGGTGGCAAAAGAGAAGTGCTCTGGTGGCCAGAGTCTGTAGCGATGATTGGATTACATCACCAGGGGAATTTTTATGAATTTGTGCCCTGGAACGCTAAAATCACCTGGGAAATCGAACCCTGGGGTAGGTGGCAAATGCAGGGAGAAAACTCAAAATACCTTATTGAAATTACTGGGACTACTCAATTATCTGGTACTCCCCTACGCGCCCCCACCGCTCAAGGCTTAGATTTTTGCTGTCGAGATACCATGAAAGGAGAACTAACCCTAAAACTGAGCACAAATCGCGGCCAAACTATCTTGAAGGCTGATAGTAATCTCTGTGGCTTAGAAATTGGCGGACAATCTTGGGAAGAAACCTGGATTAGCTGTTAAAATGATTAAGATAAGGGGCTGTGGCTCAGTAGGATAGAGCAAGCGCCTCCTGAAGCTTCGGGCACGATGTTGGGAAACCTCATCAGTGAATGTGGTCAAATTCAAGGAAACCTAAGTCTAGTAATTTAGATAAGGTAATCTTGAGCCAAGCTCTGAAACCCCGTTAGAGAAGGTGCAGAGACTGGTTGTAGGTTTAATCGGGGGTCCATTGTCGTGTTCATACCTACAACGTAACGGCCACCACCTAAGGACTTGTGTCTAAGGTGAAGGAATAGTCCAGAGAGTGAGGAAACTCACACCAATCTGAAGCGCTAGGTCGCCGGTTCAAATCCGGCCAGTCCCGTTGAAAATAAAAATCTAGAAGGCATTTAAATAATCTTTTTCGGTACTAGGGCGAACATGAGGTTTAAGAGTAGCTCTATTGGCAATATCCACTTGACTATTAGCAAACAGATCCTGAATGTAGGAAAGCAAGTTGGCGTAAGCAAACAAGTCGGGAATTTTGTTCTCATCGAGATCGATAAGAAGATCTATATCACTGTGTACATTAGCTTCTCCTCGTGCAACTGAACCAAAGACACCCGCATGGAGAACACCTTTATTATTTAATTCAGATTGATGATCTTTAAGAATTGTAATTACTTCTTGATACTTCATAATAAATATAAGCCGATTTTTTAAAACTGCGATCGCTATTTCCTCAAAAAATATGGGGCAAAGGTAATGTAAGGGGAACCTTCGACCCATACCGGATAAATTAATAGTATCCAGTCTCCGGCTCTGGTAAAGGTATAGCAAAATTAGAAGGATCTTGGAGAAAACGGAAGACCTCTTCTTCTAAGCGGTTAATTAAATGGGCTTCCAAAACGCTGCTGTGTCGCAAACAAGCGATATAACCGTCAAAAAACATCTTTAATTCATCGAAGGGATAACCCTGATGACGAAAATCTACTATGGCGTCGGTGATCCTTTGGTAATAACGAATTGATTGAGCGTCTTGCAACATAATTTTAACTTGGGGTACGTTGAGATGAGCTCAAAAAGAGCCTTGATTTAGTATTATTTTAGCAATGATTAAATCATCAGATTATTAGTAGCAATCGTTACATAATCTTGATATTGTCTTTGTTAGTCTAGGAAGTAGGGTAATTCATATTGAATGAGGGTTAAGGTAAACTTGGTGTCAATTTTAATTGTGGAAGGTAATCCTCACCTGCGATCGCTTCTAGGATGGCATTTACAGCAAGCAGGTTATTTAGTGCACCAGTGTGCAGGTATTCAGCAAGCTAAAATTTTTTTGGCTCATCGCCAAGCTACTTTAA contains:
- a CDS encoding tocopherol cyclase family protein, producing the protein MLDFLATPHSGYHWQGDRDRFFEGWYYRVTLPEIEETFAFMYSIEDPTGDKPYSGGAAQILGPLDEYLCRSFPNVKGFWAKQTKLALGHWGNTKLNISPGLLDPELFSKYIHQGYQATADFNQGAIEDPATGNYCRWYYQIEPRYGWGDPKRSQLSTGGVLSYLPIFEPGWQVLMAHGLATGWVDWNGKIYEFNRAPAYGEKNWGKAFPQKWFWLNCNHFSNASDLALTAGGGKREVLWWPESVAMIGLHHQGNFYEFVPWNAKITWEIEPWGRWQMQGENSKYLIEITGTTQLSGTPLRAPTAQGLDFCCRDTMKGELTLKLSTNRGQTILKADSNLCGLEIGGQSWEETWISC
- a CDS encoding M48 family metalloprotease; translated protein: MNQFKTLALLALLSALLISISYFFIGGVAGLVVGILLAAVTNLGSWFYSDQIALAAYKAQPLTREQAPQLYTLVESVAQRAQIPMPAVYLVPSEAANAFATGRDPQHAAVALTEGIINLLSTDELEGVIAHELSHVRNRDTLTQAVAATIAGAISFLAQTLSYGMWSMGSSRSENNRGPNPLGLLLMVILAPLAATVIQLAISRTREFAADAGAAQITKNPRALARALERLENQGTVAPIGGNPAFTPLLIINPISGEFLSSLFATHPSTEARINNLLALESQLPKLTSN
- a CDS encoding TIGR02450 family Trp-rich protein; this encodes MAKKQKFPYLIGSKWTSQQSTWGWQHFQVVNRKNQGKWIFAEMVASCDPQVKFWLNASQLQDRNLWRAGWIPLAIIKAEAEN
- the scpB gene encoding SMC-Scp complex subunit ScpB, which gives rise to MFKDTRQLSSHIEAILYLKGQPLSLLAIATFANCTHQEAQTAILELMEAYAHRSSALEVVETTTGYSLQLRSSYQDLVTNLVPAELKTGTLRTLAAIALRNPIIQADLIDLRGSGAYQQVQELVELGLVRKRRQNQGRSYWLEVTEKFYQYFEVEQVSQIAQTNYAD
- a CDS encoding DUF6761 family protein, with the translated sequence MLQDAQSIRYYQRITDAIVDFRHQGYPFDELKMFFDGYIACLRHSSVLEAHLINRLEEEVFRFLQDPSNFAIPLPEPETGYY
- a CDS encoding SLBB domain-containing protein, with the protein product MNNQNWRLSTLTPWMILCVPLLGLTIEVQAQQLNQNQVQAATLNEGDYVLGAGDQIRLDIFQVTEYSGEYLVLVDGSITLPLVGRMQVSGLTLTQMSEQVSQAYADYLKRPLVTVSLISPRPLKMSISGEVASPGSYGVSFAEKQQFPSLTDLIKMAGGLTTLADLTNIEIRRQGETKEQILTVNLWELVNEGNLSQDISLRDGDQVIIPSKTAVDPRESRQLANVNFGIQARESLDITIIGEVYRPGTYEVEPKTDEESGAGDPPSLTTAIAKAGGIKPLADIRQIEIHRSTYDGNQQTLTVDLWQLLQQGDINQDIILQEGDKIVIPTAQELDPEEAAALAEASFAPDTIEVKVVGEVKTPGAVKIPPNTPLNQAILAAGGFNQGRAKDSAVELIRLNPDGTVSKRSIDIDFDENLSEDSNPPLRQNDVIVVHTTGGARALDTMGVLLSPLRAIPFLR
- a CDS encoding DUF760 domain-containing protein — translated: MVFNDKFFNRDPHDSTPNTLLQYLQRQNPELLTQIAQSASPEVQEIITQNVQGLIGMLPSDDFGVQITTERESLANLLASAMMTGYFLRQVEHRRDLETILSDTDSLNY
- a CDS encoding nucleotidyltransferase family protein gives rise to the protein MKYQEVITILKDHQSELNNKGVLHAGVFGSVARGEANVHSDIDLLIDLDENKIPDLFAYANLLSYIQDLFANSQVDIANRATLKPHVRPSTEKDYLNAF